TTGAGCCGGCAGCTTGCTTTGAAAATTGAAGCTTGACACTTCTTTGATAGTTGGGCAAAGTGAACGAAATGGCCATtaacatgaaaagaaaacctACAATAAactattttctatatattataaagaccgtagagaaaagaaatataacTGCAGGCCCAAAGAAACTATTAACCCTGTATTACAGAAAACATTATTCAATTCTTTCTTATTCTTCCTACCCTCAAGTCTAATGATTCCTCTTAGTTTTCATTAATCTCCCTTTTTCCATTATTTCTTTGATATCTGAGAGATTTTCACAGCTATTCCTTGTTGGGTTTTTTCCACTAATCTGGCAAAattacacaaaacaaaccataaaCATAAAAACAGAAACCTAAGAAATGGCCCCAAAGAGACCGGCAAAAAGCAAGGGAGTAAACTCGGTCGTAACAAATAGCGAATGGGTTTATTCGAAAATCATTCAGATAATAAAGGCCACTAGGGATTGCTGAATCTGGATAATGGGTATATTACAAATAATGTGATTAACAAAAATCAGAGAGGGGGGAAAAATAGGTATTCTTACAATACAAAATTCAGGGCAAGTCGAGTTCTGAGATTCTACTTTGcgtttcctcttcttcctctgctATGGATAAATCGTGCACGTTAAGGAGAGATTCTCGTTAGTGGCCTTGTTAAGGGAGAACTGGTTGTTTCCATGGAAGATTATATAGGGATACGGACTCCATTCTGCTTTTGGCAATATAAACGGTAGATCGTTTAGATACCAAAATGAAATCCTTTATGCTTATGGTCTGTGTGCTGGTCGTATCTCCTACATTTTGCTGCAATAATGCTACTTGACGATACGAAAGTTATTGTTCGACGATAACTCctacgtataaaaaaattatataaaataaatttaaaaattgatatgatttataagatctattaaatttattttataataaaaataattttataatctaatatattatatcaatctatattaatttgtaagtttacttttatataatattttatgtctaaaatatttttcttttacgaGGTACTATAAGATGTGTCATggtatattaaaaatataaaaaataagtaagaagaatttaaacttttaaaatttttctttttaatattttgggatgccttttaatttgaatatatttttattttagattttgcaaTCAATCACATGGCAGCATGTGGTTGTGACACTTCAAGAGGACCATTGAGCAGTAAATTTTTAGATAGGCCAGGTAACAATACTTTCTGCTGTTATTCAAATTAGTGTTTTGAATTTGGTTTAGTACCAGCCGGTATGGTTGAAATAGGTCGTACCAATTGGGTAGTTGGTACATAGAAGACCCTTGTTTTGTATTGGACAgaatttatatcaaattttttttttttttttttttttttttttttgctatttcTTCAAATAACAGACTTATTTTTGGATCCTTAATTTagatcaaattatttataatttatttatatatagattattattttaaaatataatttatatataaattatatcgaAACGGTATTCGAAACATTGATTCAAATACTTGTATTTCGGCGAGTTGTTAGCTGCTCTCTTTTGTGTTGccagttaatatatatatatatataattaaaaattattaaataatttcaaaaaatagatggcttattacttttatcttattataatatatcatattaattaaaattatttatataaatatcaattttaattaacACGAtgtcttataatataataagaataCCATAGTTAggtattctaaaaatatttaataattaatgatgagattattatttaaaaaaaagaaaaaagaaaatgcgaTGATAAGCAATTAAATTATTATGATATATGATGGTGTTTTCCTTGAtccttaaaattcaaaataatcatgaataataatgagttccCCACTACATAGTTCTTTCTTCCTCCAAAAGTTAAGAACAATGGATCAttgcatatatttatttaagaataatatgACGTGCTCATTTAATTTATCTAGTTAAACGTTCTTTTAAGggagatatataaaataaagtttatagaaataaaaattaatttaattgcaaatttattatttgttaattctGGAGCTCATTTAAGatacattataaattaattcattttcattttgaatttaaaacgaacaaaaatgtaatattatcaGTAGCACATATAcaccacacacacatatatgttttctttttcaaaaaagagGACAATACcttaattttattagttaaCACTCATTTATGATAGATGAATATCTTATACAAAAAAGAGCAAGGGGATTATAGAAATCCCAAAACCGGACTtctaaagaaaactataatccTTAATAAAAACTAGTTACAAttgataacaaaataaaataaacttaatgaCGCAACATTAGAGTTCTTgtacaatccaaataaaatataccAATCATGTGTTTATATAATTCATAAAGGGAGAAAAAACTTAACTTATTGTCCATTACACCGAATGAAGCAAGGCTATCATGTAATGCATTTTCTTCTCTATATACATGAAATATATCAAAATGGAAATcactttttaaaagaagaatGCCATCCCACATATTCAAATAGGACTAAGGGGCAGCAAATTATTATAACCAATTAACAATaagaatatagtctgattctACAATAAGATCGGTAATACAAagttgataatataattttttaatatagttcttattttaagatttgaaaaaattaatttttttttgaaaatttaaaaaagttataataattatataatatttagataaaaggttaaaaatttaaaattaaaaaatatttatacttgtaatatttaaatattaaaataagatgtAATGAGAATATCTTAGTATCCAAACCTGGCCGAATGCTGTGGGAACGTAGAACTCCCTTACAACATGCAGGACTAGGGTTACTTTTAGAGGTGACTTCTATGTTTAACTTAAACATACAAAAGAGAGGACGAATCATTTGACTAAAATAGATATTCTAGATCTAATCGCGAGGATGGAGAGATGGGGGGTGTCCAAGGTGGTAACACAAAGCTGGGCACAATAGCTTTCGGTTTGGGCGTgcacacatatatacacataacaatattataaattagacTATTACATTGTATACCATgtagtataatttaatttgaaaaaatagattttaaagcTCTACTCGACACTGcattgtttgtaatttttggttATAACTCGATGTATTTTGGCGtctaatgaaatatatatatatatataattaaagattaatatattaaagttaagatttaaataaaaaaaattcatttttgtaCAAAGTGATACCATATATTGGATGTCGTTAATAGaagttgagaaataaaaaacagcAAAGCCTATAAACATCCCCATTTGAGTTTTGGGGTTTTCAATTTATCAGAGGCCGAGTCTTAACGGAACTTCGGCTATTCACAGCTCTGCTTGTCTTTGCTCCTTCGCCGAGTTCTCTGGGACCCTGGGTCGGTAGATTTCTACTTCTATCTCCGTTTGCTTCCCGAGAATAATcgagagaaatattttatacgAGTCGGGCCCAATCAATCTACCGATTGAGTCGATTCGAAATCCTCGATGAATTAAattgtatgttattttgtaCAGGAAGATACATTTATACGCCGCGAgtgattaaattatatatttaagtttgtttctttgtttgcGAAACTTTAGCTGCAGGGTATTATGCTTGCTGGGGCAATCCTGGACCTCATTTGCGGTCTTTGTAGGTAGGCAGCtcatgcccttttttttttttttttttttttttttttttttttttttacgtataATTTTGCTAGtttactggttttcgtatcacACAAATAAAGCAATAAATGGAGATTTTTTAGGCGTATTGGGTATTTACATGAGATACGCTTTTACTTGTGATTTCCTTCTGAGTTGTTTTATGTTACCTGTCCTTGGTGTTCATTTGTCCCTTaaagtttttgcttttttttttttgttttaactaaattaatctTAGTATTAGCATGGTGACTTGGCTTTTCTTGAGACTGATTCCTACTTTGAGCCGTTTTTCTGTTAAGAAGGATTCTTAGTATCAATTGCAAACATGGAATTTGTTGGTGACTCAAATAATAAGATCATAGGAATGGAGcattattgtgaatttttttaaacttaactCTTTCTACGTGAACCAGATAACAAAAGTCCTTCTGGagccaaataaaaaatggaagcaTAGTTCCGCGTGAATTCCCAAACTATGTGAATTTCTTTGAAATGTTCTTTTTATGTAGCTGCAGTATGCTTTTGTTTTATAATCCTTTTGATTTTCAACAGATGCCAATAGCAACACTCATGTGGGAAATTGCAGGTTGTCTAGCACCGGTGTTCTCTCTGAAGGAAGCCTATTCAGCTACCCTGTCATTGGAATTAGCTATGCTACCCACTGGAGCAAAAGATTCCCAACTCCGTGAGAGCAGCAACCAGAAGGTCCACCCACAACCCATGGAAGAGGCCACGAATCAGAATCCTGAAGCTATGGAAGCCCTTATATCCAAGATTTTTACAAACATCTCCTCCCTGAAGTCAGCTTACATCCAGCTTCAAGCTGCTCACACTCCCTATGACCCTGATAAAATCCAAGTTGCCGATAAACTTGTAATTTCTGAGCTGAAGAACCTGTCTGAACTCAAGCACTTTTACAGGGAGAAAAACCCCAAACCAGTATGTGTTTCTCCACAGGACTCTCGTTTAGCTGCAGAGATCCAAGAACAACAGAGCCTGCTGAAAACCTATGAGGTTATGGTGAATAAATTTCAGTCTGAAATTCAGAATAAAGATTCTGAGGTTCTTCAGTTACAGCAGCAGATTGAGGAGGCAAACCAGAGGCGGGCAAAACTGGAAAAGAATCTTAAGCTTAGGGGCTTGTCAACAAAAGAATCAGAAGGTTCTGCAGATGAAAATGGATTTTTCCCTGTAGATCTAACCCCTGATCTCTTTACATCTGCTGTAGAAGCTGCTTTCAAAGCCATTCATGATTTTTCTAAGCCATTGATAAATATGATGAAAGCAGCTGGATGGGATCTTGATGCTGCAGCAAACTCCATTGAACCTGATGtcatttatgcaaaaagagcccATAAAAAATATGCTTTTGAGTCCCATATCTGCCAAAGAATGTTCAGTGGCTTTCAGCAGGCAAGCTTCTCCATCAAATCAGACAATCTTATGGTCAATAAAGACAGCTTCTTCCACCAATTTCTTGCTCTAAGGGAGATGGATCCAGTGGACATACTAGGCCAAAATCCAGATTccatttttggaaaattttgcAGGAGCAAGTACCTAGTGGTGGTTCACCCAAAGATGGAGGCTTCGTTCTTTGGAAATTTAGATCAGCGAAATTATGTAATGGGGGGTGGGCATCCAAGGACTCCATTTTACCAGGCTTTTCTAAAACTGGCGAAGTCAATCTGGCTTTTGCATAGGCTAGCCTATTCGTTTGATCCCAATGTCAAGGTCTTTCAGGTTAAGAGAGGGACTGAATTCTCTGAGGTTTATATGGAAAGTGTGGTGAAGAATTTGATACTGGATGAAAGTGATCAAAAGCCCAAGGTTGGACTAATGGTGATGCCTGGTTTTTGGATTGGGGGTAGTGTGATCCAGAGTCAAGTTTATCTCTCGGGCATGAAGGTTGCTGAATGACTTAGCATATGTATGCAAATCTTCGTCCAGATGAGTGTGGTATGTATGTTTGATGTGTTGCTTTTCCTATACTGTATTTTGTCTCTGTATCTTATGTAATAGTAATAACTGGTTTGGAGATGAATAGCTTTTAATTACCTGTCCAAGGGTTCACTCTATCTCTCTCCGTCTCCTGCCTCCCTCTCTGTGTGCATGTGCATGTTGGATTGGgttctccccctccccctctccctctccctctccctctccctctgtGTGGGGGTACGTGTTGGGTTGGGTGTTTGGTGCATTTAATAGTAGATAGGCAATTAGCACCATGAGTTAATAACTTGTCTGGCATATTTGCACCCCAGTGGAAATCTCATGGCACCATTCCAGCTTGCAGAATCGAGGAAGCAATTGGGCGAgctgattgatttttttttggtatacaagtttttgtaaaaatggAAAGTGCCCTACCTTTTAGTGTGGTTTGAACCATTAAGAATTGCCATTTTAGGGCCCATAGAAGACCCCAAATCTCTGAATATGTATGCCTTCAATTATCATTGCCACTAGTCTTCCTTATGGTTGCTTTGCATGGCTTATGTGCTACTTAGCTTATGTATAATGGTAAGAGTTTAGTTTTTCCTTTCAATGCTTCCTACGGCCAACCCATCCTAGCTTAATTCAAGCTCTGATTAACGGATATGATTCGAGATTCAAGGTTGCAAGATCGTTTTTTAAGTTATACttaaagagagagggagaataaTTTAACTCTCTTTTGAATAGTTCCAATAATTGCACCAACGGAAAAGTGGACCTTGATTGAGTTTGCAGGTATTTTGTGCTGGAAGATCACTCTTAGTCCCACATGATTGAGGAGTTGTCACCACTTGCTATATAACTTCAGactcaatattttataatccaTGTCTCTAGAATCTCAACATTAATATAACAACTGCGTTGACTgaacaattttcttttgtaatacTTTCTGTGGACAAGTACCGTGGGCATCGCGGGCACTTTCAGGTGGATTCATCTCAGAGTTTAGAGGAATAATAACAAAACATGATGACCTCTCCTTCTAGTTCTTGttcaaatgtcaacacaatttacaaaaagcaacaaaaaaaagttTCCTTTATTTCGCGTTAAGCATTAGAGGAACGTGTTCGTGTAATATTCGTGATGATCATCTTCTCAAGTTGGAAAGTCCTACAACGaattataagtgaaatataattaCAGACATTTGAGTAGTATTTTCCCACGTGCCTTGTCAATGATGTCGAGGATGGGTATGATCAAATCAGGGTAAGTCCAGCTAATTAAAGCGTCTTCTGAGGGTCTTCACTCCTAAGATACCATGCAATGCATGCTTGATGCTTTTAATTTCACCGACCAGTTGCAAATAAGATAATACTATTTCATTTTGTGGTCTTATCCCAATACTCCATTATTTGTGCTTAATGCACGTAAACTGCACGTTACAAACTTACAGTTCCTATATAAAAGCTTCCCAAAACCCATGTCATTTCCTCGACTAAAATGGCAAAACTTGACTTTTCTTTGctacttttcttttcctctctcttctctatgTCTGTCATGGCGGAACCAGCCTTTGCTAGACGTTCCCGATCAAGAGCGTACATCGAGGCATCATGCCGCACCGCCCGCTATCCTACTCTTTGTATCAAATACCTATGTGGTTATGCTAATGCTAACATACAAAGTCTAGAGCAATTGGCTCACCTAGCTTTGTCTGTAAGCCTCTACCGTGCTTTGTATACAAAAGCATACATGTTGAAAGCGGCCAAAAAACTCAAGGCAAGCAAGGCCAAGGGATACCAAACTGTGAAAGATTGCTTGGCGGAAATCAACAATAGTGTGGAACAAATTAGCCAATCTATCATAGAGCTTCGTCGCTTGGGGCATGAACCAGTAGGAGATGATTTCTTTTGGCACATAAGTAACGTTGAGACTTGGGTTAGTGCTGCCTTAACCGATGTAAGCACTTGTCTAGATGAGTTTTCGGAACATAATATGAGTAAGTTGAAGGCCACGATCAAGGGAAAAGTCTTGAATGTGGCGCAAGCTACTAGTAATGCTCTAGCCTTGTTTTATCGATATGCGGCAAGGTATAGAGTTGCCCGGGCCAATAAGCCTTGAGGACTTTTGTGGATGCATATAAGTTATAGGAACCCTGTTTTATGTTGGGCTTATGTTGTTCTTGTAATATAGGTATGAATATACTTAATCAAGGCATGTGAATATGAACTTTTGTTTGTCATCCAAAATGTACTAAACTATATGTAATTGTGGGAGGGATCGAATCAAACTCCAAAGATGTAATGTAAAACCTTTTACCCTCgaatgtttttttgttttttatttatataatttagttATCATATTTTCCTCGATGTCTATAATTGGTTGGTGTATAATTGCACCGTATTATATGAGTTTGTGTGATTTCACAAAGATCCTTTATTTCATGCAAAAAGATAGGTAAAATGGAATATCAAATTATAGAACCAATTTAAAAGATTTATGTATAAGAGCTCTTAGTTCTAACTGATCCAGATAGTTCCGACTTAAAAGCTTGTCCAAATTGACCACATCAACAATGCAAACTCATGTAatcgatttataaataaaaaagaagtgatatttacaatcttagatTACGTAAGtttcatatactttttttttcttttaaagtaattgaatttaaaatctatgtaaaaataattattttttaacaatagactttattttttttaaataagatacgTGAGACTTGTATACCctgaaattttatatatattcttattcgTAACAATCAACATGTGTGCTAACAATAACGTGGTTGGTATTCAAATTAAAAGCTATAATGAAAGATCATTAAAAAACCTACAGAAAAGACCGAAAACGGAATGGGCCGAATGGCTTTAGAGCCTGCATTCTCCAAAATGACGTTGTTGCATTCATAGAGAAAAGTCACCTAGCTTTTGTACTATagtgttaaaagttaaaaagtatattttttatgaatataggatgaatttaatttttaactattttatttatataaatttttatattggaataattatttttttattatatgtcaataaaataatatgagatgaatttggttttgactattcacatcaaatttttatattggattatctatttatttattatataataatgagtaattaataattttaaaaatattttaatttttttaattataaatttatttttttatcatattttactattcataatattatatattaattagtaatcatattctaattatattttttcaattatcatttaaaagtgagagagaaataattgatataaaatgtattttataaatgaatagttcctttcaaatttaaaaataattttagaagtgaCTGTagctaaatttaaattatttgaaatttagctattccaatgtgatcacattttatggtttaataactaaattttcaatgaatttgacttttaactaatccaatgaaaGTGCTATAAAGcaagtatttgttttttaaggataaatgattaatttataaataaattaaaaaagattataaattaagatgactttgatattttatgttaaattataaaatattttttttattaatctaatatattacattaaatctatttaattcttataagtatattatcattcaaatatttaaaaaatattatatgaataataagaaTGATATATGGGCCTTATCATgaagaatttgaatttaaaaataaaatgagatcaattaaaatgatttatgaataataataaaatttatgagataaaatttataaataataataaataatagtgaattcaCCGATCCAAACATTTTCTGAGATAAAACAAGTAGCATTGTTATTCGATTTTTTAGCCAACGAAGACCCAACGCCTGTATAAAAACCGACGAAGAGAAAATATCATTTCGAATAGAGCAAATCCGGTACACTGGTCTCTCTGTTATCTGCAgatattttttcttcctctccgaTCAGATATGAACTGTCTTCAGAATCTTCCTAGGTCTGCTTCAAcatttctttcactctctttttttttcctttcaattatCTTACCAGTTAATTTTCTTcataatgtaatattatttatttttccaatttcaGAGCCCCTGCCTTGCCTCTGCAAAGCTTCAAAAGCCATCAGCGAAATCCTTCCTCCTTTGTCAACGCACTGGTGCACTCATCTTCTACTCTCTTCGTGTGCTTATAAGTAGATGGATGTATTTATATGAGTGtgtttatctatttattcatgcTTGTACGTAATTTGACAAGATTTTAGGATTTAATGCAGGGAGTGATGAGTAGTGCTGGTCTACAACTACGACGAAGCATGGCGCTCAAGGTAACATGAGAAACCGTAGCTTCTGAATATATTTTCCGAGTTTTGATTTTGTAATCTGCATGCCTTCTATTTATTGCTTGGACTTTTAGTCCTTTTTCCCCTTTTCGGTTTGAGATATAGATGACGTTGTTTAACGTGGTATTAGTTATTTTTGTAAGTCTTGTATTTCTTGTTTGGGCATCTCTGATGTGGTCGAATATTCCGTGGTTTCCGTCTGTAAATATGTTTGCATATGATGTAATCTTCTAAAATTCATTATCTTATTCTTTTCGAACATTTTgtccacacacacacgcacactaTATAGATAAAGAGCAATGCATTCTTTTATTGTGCTTTACAGTTAGCTAATCCTGATGCTGATTCCGATGGGGCCAAAATTCGAAATTTCCaaagaattaatattttgtttccCTGAATACTTATCCATTATATAGTGCATCTACAACAGTCTGCAGCCTTCATAACATGGTAAGTTTTATGGTGTAATACACGGCAAGCCAATAAAATCATGTTTACTTTGGAGTCTGCCTGGGTGGGGATTAACAATCcattgtacattttttttgcCCTGTATAACTTGGGACACAAATCCCTGTGGTATATGGAGCATTTAAGGGGTTAGTCTTATTTGAAGCTTCTATAGGCTTCTTGGTTGGAAGAAGGATGCGTTCTTTAAATGGAAATTAGTTTCCACTGTACTTTCTTTATTTCAAAGGAGGCAAAAAAGGCTGgaaatacgaaaaaaaaaaattgtactgtAGAAACATGGCTTTTGTGATAACAGTATCTAATTGTCCATCCTGCATCACAATTTGCTACAATAGTAGCGACTCGTGCAAGGAAACTTCAAAATGCTCATTTGAATCAGTCATGTATTGGCATTGCTTTGTCTCAATTGTAGCAGGTAGTTGTTATAAGCTCGTATCTATGGTTTTAAGAACATAATTTGCATTTCAGCAAGAAAGTAATGATTTTGAGATTTCAGTCACCATGTTGCTTGATTTCATTCAAGCTTTTCATAGAGAAGAAAATTGGCATGTTTGTTTGTAGGCAATTTCGGGTCCCACGTCCAGTGCTGAGGCAAGTGGTGCCAATTTGAAGGAGGAAAAGTCCAAGATATACAGTAACAATATGACAGAAGCTATGGGTGCTGGTACGTTCAGTTTGGTCTTTTTTCTAGCTTTAGCATGAGGACGTGAAGGAGAACTTGGTCAGCATATATTGTCTTTACATATTAGAGTCTGCTTATTGATTTTGCACACTAGAAGTTTTGGGCTAGGGGTGCTGAAAAATTTGACACCAGATGAACATACTTTTTGTGATTAGTGGAATCATGCTCGGGTTGTCTTAAGATATTCTGACAGTCTaggtgtaacgccccaatggaaagcCTAAACCACATGgactatactccaaaaagactagtcaatgatacaattggaacctcattgaaatcttataaagagcaataactgctcatttccaagcaatgt
Above is a genomic segment from Juglans microcarpa x Juglans regia isolate MS1-56 chromosome 1D, Jm3101_v1.0, whole genome shotgun sequence containing:
- the LOC121263280 gene encoding protein GRAVITROPIC IN THE LIGHT 1, with the translated sequence MLPTGAKDSQLRESSNQKVHPQPMEEATNQNPEAMEALISKIFTNISSLKSAYIQLQAAHTPYDPDKIQVADKLVISELKNLSELKHFYREKNPKPVCVSPQDSRLAAEIQEQQSLLKTYEVMVNKFQSEIQNKDSEVLQLQQQIEEANQRRAKLEKNLKLRGLSTKESEGSADENGFFPVDLTPDLFTSAVEAAFKAIHDFSKPLINMMKAAGWDLDAAANSIEPDVIYAKRAHKKYAFESHICQRMFSGFQQASFSIKSDNLMVNKDSFFHQFLALREMDPVDILGQNPDSIFGKFCRSKYLVVVHPKMEASFFGNLDQRNYVMGGGHPRTPFYQAFLKLAKSIWLLHRLAYSFDPNVKVFQVKRGTEFSEVYMESVVKNLILDESDQKPKVGLMVMPGFWIGGSVIQSQVYLSGMKVAE
- the LOC121263304 gene encoding pectinesterase inhibitor 9-like — protein: MAKLDFSLLLFFSSLFSMSVMAEPAFARRSRSRAYIEASCRTARYPTLCIKYLCGYANANIQSLEQLAHLALSVSLYRALYTKAYMLKAAKKLKASKAKGYQTVKDCLAEINNSVEQISQSIIELRRLGHEPVGDDFFWHISNVETWVSAALTDVSTCLDEFSEHNMSKLKATIKGKVLNVAQATSNALALFYRYAARYRVARANKP